A single genomic interval of Aureliella helgolandensis harbors:
- a CDS encoding protein kinase domain-containing protein: MIARFHYDDQSLLQLLRDNPRETASDMLAHVESCAACQTKLETLSSGGMSWNEVAGMMQQDDLSPLAASTNAIPNSAPAGMGTTLPPFLQASEHPQSLGRFARYEIMEILGRGGMGIVMRGYDPALERYCAVKVLAPELASSAAARRRFSREAKSAAAVVHPHVVPIQTVDDHEGFPYLVMPVVEGKSLQQRVESDGPLSTIESVRIALQIAEGLAAAHQQGLVHRDIKPANILLENGVERVQITDFGLARAVDDASMTCSGMISGTPQYMSPEQAHGDEIDHRSDLFSLGSVMYFMLTGHSPFRAETTMGVLNRIGNDEPRRLQTIQPEIPWWLDNVVMRLLAKTPADRFESAQEIAQLLEGCLSHLQQPTTVPLPESISVDIAPQKIARPPLAKLVAAGALALALFFSGVLIVLEFNKGTLTIESEIDEIAVRILRNDELVESLQVSKQGSSTRIAAGEYVVELDGEFPEIEIEKNTVTLAHGENQTIRIRRTKTPSFVASDISEQLSGSWRVTNLERDESRMHFGENIVVTFEKWKITSLNEPESTEHYVYQLLPNQRMRLITYAAPSADEELVELQFRYELRDANHLEFQKCDLEGMPTGIPMLLTRLKETEEPSTYVSEIVTVATSPSNGWAESEVLHTHVRLVQSEGFLASVEWPKELPFPSSPNAETLRNLKKYFLVKSIGDSQIEIGLYGDVTTRSSRDLMVRAIADTYRKKFAQPRSAADEKAIQDLVLSHRLLLEERGMAEAEHRHLTAGVEPNENDVAESVARLKRLNESLTKLCEQLFELGVPALAGSLELSLSRAGRTAALEQPELASPFDSSLAPNLDNPAFSELRELQIEYSKLAAKYEKARSEASDEVELNRVIKELDPREIMPTKYLAFEERYPESDAGFEALMEVARMAGSVGDPASQSAQARVEASERILDHYINQRGLERIVPLFGNGPFQSQTAGFLQQLVEKSPYRDTQAEVLVVQLLQGKQLLAVESLLPTFLHEQRLKLNGGNDDSLQVKLEQRYMLEKLENTDFAQLRADLNSKLERLENDYSNVRVSSYGTGGNAARRLSHAINQVRIGETAPEIITSNVDGQPFQLSRYRGKIVVLLFLQSTMANYQEMYAPLRQLVAKYSWAPVKFVGIINTDDRASLRAASQRGDLNFTVIRQPLLNPPLSQDWGIENYPRVYIVDTEGILQPELHMPFYGEGGYDTHDVDDTIGKLLKASATSVSSEQGAANSNQPSQSSSHPKESATAEGNAAFATPESLMQYYADCQFCGDTAGCLDCYSNRVIEQFATNYLITASGLLGMYRKLEHEEPSDEHRKLTGDLEALLERSCIDDPPATARAALYQAAGSMRDELTGGVAREPTQSELMLIAASPSLLKNPRQFVLEFSQRGAADSSSKLDENPRNEYPSN; this comes from the coding sequence ATGATCGCAAGATTTCACTACGACGACCAATCACTGCTGCAACTACTTCGTGACAATCCCCGGGAGACAGCAAGTGACATGCTTGCACACGTTGAATCGTGTGCAGCCTGCCAAACCAAGTTGGAGACGCTGTCCAGTGGCGGGATGAGTTGGAATGAAGTGGCTGGTATGATGCAGCAAGATGATCTGTCGCCACTAGCTGCCTCGACCAATGCGATCCCGAATTCAGCTCCCGCAGGGATGGGGACCACCCTACCGCCCTTTCTGCAAGCGTCGGAACATCCTCAGTCCCTTGGCCGTTTTGCCCGCTACGAGATTATGGAAATTCTTGGCCGTGGCGGGATGGGGATTGTGATGCGGGGTTACGATCCAGCGCTGGAACGCTACTGTGCGGTGAAGGTGCTGGCCCCCGAACTGGCCTCCAGTGCCGCAGCACGCAGACGATTCTCGCGGGAGGCTAAAAGTGCGGCAGCTGTAGTGCACCCACACGTTGTCCCCATCCAAACAGTCGATGACCACGAGGGTTTTCCGTACCTAGTGATGCCGGTCGTGGAAGGCAAAAGCCTACAACAAAGAGTCGAGTCGGACGGTCCCCTTTCCACGATCGAATCGGTACGGATCGCATTGCAGATTGCCGAGGGGCTGGCAGCGGCACACCAACAGGGGTTGGTCCACCGAGATATCAAACCGGCCAATATATTGCTTGAAAATGGAGTGGAACGTGTCCAGATTACCGATTTTGGTTTGGCCCGGGCTGTCGATGATGCCAGCATGACATGCAGCGGGATGATTTCTGGTACACCACAGTACATGTCACCCGAGCAGGCGCATGGCGATGAGATCGATCACCGCAGTGATCTGTTTTCATTGGGAAGCGTGATGTACTTCATGCTCACGGGGCACTCTCCGTTTCGAGCCGAGACGACCATGGGGGTATTGAATCGAATTGGCAACGACGAACCACGCCGCCTGCAAACGATTCAGCCCGAGATACCTTGGTGGCTAGATAATGTCGTGATGAGGTTGTTGGCCAAAACGCCGGCCGATCGTTTCGAGAGCGCACAAGAGATCGCTCAGCTACTGGAAGGCTGCCTCAGCCACTTGCAGCAACCCACCACGGTGCCGCTGCCTGAATCAATCTCGGTGGACATCGCGCCACAAAAAATTGCACGCCCTCCCCTCGCAAAACTGGTCGCTGCTGGAGCCTTGGCGCTCGCATTATTTTTTTCGGGAGTGCTAATTGTTCTGGAGTTCAACAAGGGTACGCTCACAATAGAATCCGAGATCGATGAAATCGCAGTCCGGATCTTGCGGAATGACGAACTGGTCGAATCGTTGCAGGTATCTAAGCAGGGGAGTTCGACTCGCATTGCCGCTGGGGAGTATGTAGTCGAGCTGGATGGAGAGTTTCCGGAAATCGAAATCGAAAAAAACACCGTAACGCTTGCGCATGGGGAAAACCAAACGATCCGGATTCGGCGAACGAAAACACCATCGTTCGTTGCGTCCGATATTAGCGAGCAACTATCTGGCTCATGGCGGGTTACGAATTTGGAACGGGATGAATCGCGGATGCACTTTGGCGAAAATATCGTTGTGACATTTGAGAAATGGAAGATTACCAGTCTGAATGAGCCTGAGTCCACGGAGCACTATGTCTATCAGCTTTTACCCAACCAGCGGATGCGTCTCATCACGTACGCGGCACCCTCAGCCGACGAGGAGCTGGTGGAACTCCAATTTCGATACGAATTGCGCGACGCCAATCATCTTGAGTTCCAAAAATGTGATTTGGAAGGCATGCCTACAGGAATACCAATGCTATTGACTCGCTTGAAGGAGACTGAGGAACCTTCCACCTATGTATCCGAGATTGTGACCGTTGCTACCAGCCCTAGCAATGGATGGGCGGAAAGTGAGGTTCTTCACACGCACGTCAGGCTGGTCCAAAGCGAGGGATTTCTTGCGAGCGTCGAATGGCCGAAGGAGCTGCCCTTTCCATCGTCTCCGAACGCCGAGACGCTCCGAAACCTAAAGAAGTATTTTCTGGTCAAGTCCATTGGAGATTCGCAAATTGAAATTGGTTTATATGGTGACGTGACCACCAGATCGAGCCGCGACTTGATGGTTCGAGCAATCGCTGACACCTACCGAAAAAAGTTCGCTCAGCCGAGGTCCGCAGCAGACGAAAAGGCAATCCAAGATCTTGTGCTGTCTCATCGCTTGCTTCTCGAGGAACGCGGTATGGCCGAAGCCGAACACCGCCACTTGACTGCAGGAGTAGAACCAAATGAAAATGATGTCGCCGAATCAGTGGCTCGCTTGAAGCGTCTCAACGAATCCCTGACCAAGCTGTGTGAGCAACTATTTGAACTCGGAGTGCCAGCGCTAGCGGGATCCCTCGAGCTGAGTCTCTCTCGGGCTGGTAGAACTGCGGCGTTGGAACAACCTGAACTTGCTTCGCCATTCGATAGCTCCCTCGCGCCGAACTTAGATAATCCAGCTTTCAGTGAACTGAGAGAACTGCAGATCGAATACAGCAAACTGGCTGCAAAATATGAAAAGGCAAGGAGCGAAGCGTCTGATGAAGTCGAATTGAATCGAGTGATCAAGGAATTGGACCCTCGCGAGATTATGCCTACGAAGTACTTGGCCTTTGAAGAGAGATACCCCGAATCCGACGCAGGGTTCGAAGCATTGATGGAGGTTGCCAGGATGGCGGGCAGTGTTGGAGACCCCGCGTCCCAATCGGCCCAAGCGCGCGTAGAAGCTAGTGAACGAATCCTGGATCACTACATCAACCAACGTGGACTAGAAAGGATCGTTCCCTTATTTGGCAACGGTCCTTTTCAATCTCAAACCGCAGGCTTCCTACAACAGCTAGTTGAAAAAAGTCCCTACCGTGATACACAGGCGGAGGTCCTCGTGGTCCAGCTACTGCAGGGCAAGCAACTGCTAGCTGTAGAATCGCTGCTACCAACATTCCTTCACGAACAGCGTCTGAAACTCAACGGGGGCAACGACGATTCACTGCAGGTAAAGCTTGAGCAACGATACATGCTCGAGAAACTGGAAAACACGGACTTTGCGCAGCTTCGCGCGGACCTGAATTCCAAGCTAGAGCGGTTGGAGAACGACTATTCTAACGTTCGTGTCAGTAGCTATGGCACCGGCGGTAATGCAGCTCGTCGACTCTCTCATGCGATCAACCAAGTCAGGATTGGTGAAACGGCTCCAGAGATTATTACCTCGAATGTCGACGGGCAACCATTTCAGTTGAGCAGATATCGAGGCAAGATTGTCGTGTTACTGTTTCTGCAAAGCACCATGGCCAACTATCAAGAAATGTACGCCCCTTTACGGCAATTGGTCGCCAAGTATAGCTGGGCTCCCGTGAAATTTGTTGGAATTATCAACACGGATGACCGAGCAAGTCTTCGTGCTGCTTCGCAGCGAGGTGACCTGAACTTCACGGTGATCCGGCAGCCTCTGTTGAATCCTCCGCTTTCGCAAGACTGGGGGATCGAAAACTATCCGAGGGTCTACATCGTCGACACCGAGGGGATTTTGCAGCCAGAGCTACACATGCCCTTCTACGGCGAAGGTGGCTATGACACTCATGATGTTGACGACACCATTGGCAAGCTGCTGAAGGCATCTGCGACTTCCGTGAGCAGTGAACAAGGGGCGGCGAATTCCAATCAGCCAAGCCAGTCGTCTTCGCATCCTAAAGAATCGGCTACTGCTGAAGGAAATGCAGCGTTCGCGACGCCCGAATCCTTGATGCAGTACTATGCTGATTGCCAATTTTGCGGTGACACGGCGGGCTGCCTGGATTGCTACTCGAATCGCGTGATTGAGCAATTCGCCACCAACTATCTAATCACGGCGTCGGGTTTGTTGGGGATGTATCGAAAACTGGAGCACGAGGAGCCGAGTGACGAACATCGCAAGTTGACGGGCGATCTCGAAGCCTTGTTGGAGCGTTCTTGCATCGACGATCCTCCAGCGACTGCGCGAGCGGCGCTCTACCAAGCCGCTGGCAGCATGCGAGATGAGCTGACCGGCGGCGTGGCAAGGGAACCAACGCAAAGCGAGTTGATGTTGATTGCAGCGTCCCCTTCGCTACTCAAGAATCCGCGCCAGTTTGTCTTAGAATTCTCGCAACGCGGTGCAGCCGACTCCAGTTCGAAACTGGACGAAAATCCCCGGAATGAGTACCCATCGAATTGA
- a CDS encoding sigma-70 family RNA polymerase sigma factor: MLGPETRASLIASLNDPASEEAWTEFAAVYRPLVIRVARAKGLQNADADDVAQDVLSAVGKSLESFTSSGEGSFRRWLYQITRNLVVNQLMRGPFSGRRGPIGSGDSDVQYLLSQAPTPEDQTATLFRIEYRRARFQQAAEKVKNQFSELTWQCFWQTSVENQSVEHVASSIGKTVGAVRVARCRVLAKIREEIQNDIDE, translated from the coding sequence TTGCTAGGTCCCGAAACACGAGCGTCACTGATCGCAAGCCTGAATGACCCTGCTTCGGAGGAAGCCTGGACTGAGTTTGCTGCTGTCTATCGGCCGCTCGTGATTCGGGTTGCCAGAGCGAAGGGCCTGCAAAACGCCGACGCAGACGACGTAGCTCAGGATGTGCTTTCTGCAGTCGGAAAATCGCTTGAATCCTTCACGTCGAGCGGTGAAGGATCGTTCCGGCGGTGGTTGTACCAAATTACCCGCAACCTCGTGGTGAATCAGTTGATGCGTGGTCCGTTTTCGGGCCGGCGTGGGCCGATCGGCAGTGGAGACAGTGACGTCCAATATCTTCTCAGCCAAGCTCCGACTCCTGAGGATCAGACGGCGACGTTATTTCGCATCGAGTATCGCAGAGCGCGTTTCCAGCAAGCAGCAGAAAAGGTGAAAAATCAGTTTAGTGAATTAACGTGGCAATGTTTTTGGCAGACATCCGTCGAGAATCAGTCCGTTGAACATGTCGCGTCCAGCATCGGGAAAACCGTCGGTGCCGTCCGTGTAGCGCGTTGTCGCGTGTTGGCAAAGATTCGTGAAGAAATTCAAAACGATATAGATGAATAG
- a CDS encoding IS4 family transposase has protein sequence MCHHPFDSFRCRVQHARQHGDLYFAALISKETIASVFGNASAILDSARVYNTSVTLWVFLSQVMSIHHGCVSAVAKLITHRVANNQTACSAETGAYCIARDKIDEQSMQRLVTASGLAIEDSSPDHWRWLGHRVITADGATVTMADTSENQAAYPQLSSQAPGCGFPILRVVVLFALSTGVVLDMAMGRYKGKFTHEVSLFRQIDAIIEETDVFLADRAYAGWFEMARMIQRGAHVVVRKHQLRKSDFRTGIRYGKDDHSIQIDKPARPDWMSIEEYETYPDFITIREIRIRVENNGFRTREIIVHTSLSDDTEYTREDIAALFRRRWQAELHLRSLKTVMQMEHLRCKKPHRVRNEIRTHMLAYNLIRGVMSEAAVEGDVQPWHISFKSTLTTVTDMLPVLGLISNADELCTVLYRCCLQHAVGNRPDRYEPRVLKRRPKKYKLMQKPRSEYKPGEA, from the coding sequence GTGTGCCATCATCCGTTTGATTCGTTCCGCTGTCGAGTCCAACATGCGCGCCAACACGGCGATCTTTACTTCGCCGCCTTGATCTCCAAAGAGACTATCGCGTCAGTCTTTGGCAATGCAAGTGCCATTCTCGATTCGGCCAGAGTTTACAACACATCGGTCACGCTGTGGGTCTTCCTCTCGCAAGTCATGAGCATCCACCACGGCTGCGTCTCTGCGGTCGCCAAGCTGATCACCCATCGAGTCGCCAACAACCAAACTGCTTGCTCTGCCGAAACCGGTGCTTACTGCATTGCTCGAGACAAAATCGACGAGCAATCCATGCAACGTCTTGTGACGGCCAGCGGACTTGCGATTGAAGACAGCAGTCCCGACCATTGGCGATGGCTGGGGCACCGCGTGATCACCGCCGATGGTGCCACCGTCACGATGGCAGACACGTCGGAGAATCAAGCCGCCTACCCGCAACTTAGTAGTCAAGCACCCGGTTGTGGATTTCCGATCTTGCGAGTCGTTGTACTGTTCGCGTTGTCGACTGGCGTTGTGCTCGACATGGCGATGGGCCGATACAAAGGTAAGTTCACTCACGAAGTAAGTTTGTTTCGTCAGATCGACGCAATCATCGAAGAAACCGATGTTTTCCTAGCTGATCGCGCCTATGCGGGTTGGTTCGAGATGGCGAGGATGATTCAACGTGGTGCACACGTCGTTGTTCGCAAACACCAGTTGCGCAAGTCAGATTTTCGGACTGGAATTCGTTACGGCAAAGACGATCACTCCATCCAAATCGACAAGCCAGCTCGTCCCGACTGGATGAGCATTGAAGAGTACGAGACGTACCCGGACTTCATCACCATTCGCGAGATCCGTATCCGAGTTGAGAACAACGGATTTCGCACTCGCGAGATTATCGTTCACACATCGCTGTCGGACGATACGGAGTACACGAGGGAGGACATCGCGGCCCTGTTCCGTAGAAGGTGGCAAGCAGAACTTCATTTACGGAGCTTGAAAACGGTCATGCAGATGGAACACTTGCGCTGTAAAAAGCCGCATCGAGTGCGGAACGAAATTCGGACGCACATGTTGGCTTACAATTTGATTCGCGGGGTGATGTCTGAAGCGGCCGTCGAAGGCGACGTTCAACCTTGGCATATCAGTTTCAAGTCAACACTGACAACGGTGACGGATATGCTTCCGGTTCTAGGCCTAATCAGCAACGCCGATGAATTATGCACTGTGTTGTACCGCTGCTGCTTGCAACACGCAGTTGGCAATCGACCGGACCGCTACGAGCCCAGGGTGCTCAAGCGAAGACCGAAGAAATACAAGCTGATGCAAAAGCCAAGAAGCGAATACAAACCCGGGGAGGCATAG
- a CDS encoding nucleoside monophosphate kinase, protein MAQTNNLKPNTLYIEVIGAGLPEVDGLFVPSTAPPTESESGTVSSLGYWNGKMAWDRADGKSARSPALSYSNTYQSWRICRLDGHLAYDITCEEELPPTEREWHVYKKGVAPAPRVVIHHFDPRQPCPKPNVVFVLGGPGAGKGTMCELAESQLGWTHLSAGDLLRREREKDGPTANTINEFITAGKLVPNEIVVALIKNSMEFITRTTGKTNFLLDGFPRSLDNLDGWSQIFGSQTELPKMLYLECPYDVLEKRILARAQYTGRVDDNVASLKLRFDTFKAETLPTVEFFKSKGKCIEIDTSQSRQAVYALVASHLSEFTDQAFVTQPLTERAEMLLGLRPYPKDEE, encoded by the coding sequence ATGGCACAAACCAACAATCTCAAGCCGAACACCCTGTACATTGAAGTTATTGGAGCGGGGCTGCCTGAGGTGGACGGTCTCTTTGTTCCCTCCACGGCGCCTCCCACGGAATCGGAATCCGGCACCGTTTCGAGTCTCGGCTATTGGAACGGAAAAATGGCCTGGGATCGCGCCGATGGCAAGTCTGCTAGAAGCCCAGCCCTCTCGTACTCCAACACGTACCAATCCTGGCGAATCTGTCGATTGGACGGTCACCTAGCCTATGACATAACTTGCGAAGAGGAACTGCCGCCGACCGAGAGAGAGTGGCATGTCTATAAGAAGGGAGTTGCACCAGCACCGCGAGTCGTCATCCATCACTTCGACCCCAGGCAACCTTGTCCCAAGCCAAACGTTGTTTTCGTGCTCGGTGGCCCAGGCGCTGGAAAGGGGACCATGTGTGAACTTGCCGAATCTCAACTCGGCTGGACGCATCTTTCCGCCGGAGACCTCTTGCGCCGCGAACGCGAAAAGGACGGTCCTACGGCGAACACGATTAATGAATTCATCACCGCCGGAAAACTCGTTCCCAATGAAATCGTGGTGGCACTGATCAAGAACTCCATGGAGTTTATTACCCGGACAACGGGTAAGACCAATTTTCTACTAGACGGCTTCCCTCGCTCGCTGGACAATCTGGACGGATGGTCGCAGATCTTTGGTAGCCAGACGGAATTGCCCAAAATGCTGTACTTGGAATGTCCGTACGATGTTCTCGAAAAGCGTATTCTGGCACGTGCTCAGTACACCGGTAGGGTCGACGATAACGTCGCAAGCTTGAAGCTCAGGTTCGACACCTTCAAGGCGGAGACATTGCCAACCGTTGAGTTCTTCAAGAGCAAAGGCAAATGTATCGAAATCGACACCAGCCAAAGCCGCCAAGCGGTCTATGCTCTCGTCGCCAGCCACTTGTCCGAGTTCACCGATCAAGCTTTCGTTACCCAACCGCTCACCGAGCGAGCTGAGATGCTGCTCGGCCTAAGGCCCTATCCGAAGGATGAGGAATAG
- a CDS encoding MFS transporter produces the protein MKSDSETPKRHHRPRFANFPFDPTRLPFYYGSVVLVCGTLGVLASAPGQTVGVSVFTDFLIQAHHLSRSWVSFAYFAGTIASALLITRAGRWYDRFGGRWVSAGSAAMLAVVLMGMSFSVAISEFIASVLPVHYRHHVSFAVLTLGFFAMRFFGQGMLTLSSRNMVLEWFEQRRGMAMAFIGIAVAFGFSVTPPIFEWLIQRGGWPWAWQCIAGMIAVFSLVAFSLGRAKPEDHGLLPDGPFARKNRKAHVETLSGRQFTLSEARRTYSFWVFTFSVLLSALVLTAFSFHVVSIFSDAGMRRGQAVAIFVPAACVSVIVEFVGSWFSDFIKLKYLAMVQLFGIIVLSLSLSFLDAGPSVYLVVLGMGCMQGMFGIVSGVTWPRFFGRTHLGAISGFSTSIVVAGTAVGPYLFSVAHDQFGSYRPATLLCASVGFLLFAASFRADRPQ, from the coding sequence ATGAAATCCGATAGCGAGACTCCGAAACGCCATCACCGCCCACGGTTCGCCAACTTCCCCTTTGATCCCACACGGCTACCGTTCTATTACGGATCCGTGGTGCTAGTGTGTGGCACTCTGGGAGTGTTGGCCAGCGCACCAGGGCAAACCGTAGGCGTGTCGGTGTTTACGGACTTTCTGATTCAAGCGCACCATTTGTCGCGGAGTTGGGTCAGTTTTGCCTATTTTGCGGGAACCATTGCAAGTGCATTGCTGATCACCCGCGCCGGTCGATGGTACGACCGGTTTGGTGGACGCTGGGTATCTGCAGGCTCTGCCGCCATGCTAGCAGTCGTGTTGATGGGAATGAGTTTTTCGGTCGCAATCTCCGAGTTCATCGCGTCAGTTCTTCCCGTCCACTATCGCCACCACGTCTCGTTTGCAGTATTGACGCTAGGCTTTTTCGCAATGCGATTCTTTGGACAGGGAATGTTAACCTTGTCGTCTCGCAATATGGTGCTGGAATGGTTTGAGCAGAGGCGGGGAATGGCGATGGCCTTCATCGGGATAGCGGTCGCCTTTGGATTTTCGGTAACTCCTCCCATTTTTGAATGGCTCATCCAACGTGGTGGCTGGCCATGGGCCTGGCAGTGCATTGCTGGGATGATTGCCGTTTTTTCGCTAGTCGCTTTTAGTCTCGGACGCGCCAAGCCAGAAGACCACGGATTGCTGCCGGACGGCCCCTTTGCTAGGAAAAATCGAAAGGCGCACGTCGAAACGTTGAGTGGACGGCAGTTCACGCTTTCCGAAGCTCGCCGTACCTACAGTTTCTGGGTTTTCACCTTCAGTGTCCTTCTTTCCGCTCTAGTGTTGACCGCCTTCTCATTCCATGTCGTATCCATTTTCTCCGATGCAGGCATGCGACGCGGCCAAGCGGTTGCTATTTTCGTTCCAGCAGCCTGTGTCAGCGTCATTGTCGAATTTGTGGGCAGCTGGTTCAGCGACTTCATCAAATTGAAGTATTTAGCAATGGTTCAACTCTTTGGGATCATCGTGCTGTCGCTCAGCCTATCATTCCTGGATGCAGGCCCCTCTGTGTATCTTGTGGTGCTGGGGATGGGTTGCATGCAGGGCATGTTTGGCATCGTCTCTGGCGTAACTTGGCCGCGTTTTTTTGGGCGAACGCATCTGGGCGCGATCTCCGGATTCTCGACCTCGATCGTAGTTGCAGGTACAGCGGTCGGCCCCTACCTCTTCAGTGTTGCGCACGATCAGTTTGGGTCCTACCGCCCAGCTACTCTGTTGTGCGCCAGCGTTGGATTCCTGCTGTTTGCAGCGTCATTTCGCGCGGATCGCCCGCAATAG
- a CDS encoding AAA family ATPase: protein MIPRSLHIVTGAAGVGKSTFAKSLAVQHAAALLDSDTVTEPVVQAGLTESGMSPEDRDSADYKRIFRDAVYECLFRTAAENLPHVSVVIVGPFTRELADSEWPEQLLKRFGIRPVIWFLTCEHEVRRKRIENRGNTRDQAKLTDWQQHLRLAPLTRPVFAVNEIDTSP from the coding sequence ATGATTCCCCGCAGCCTGCACATCGTTACCGGCGCAGCCGGTGTTGGGAAAAGCACCTTCGCCAAGAGCCTAGCCGTCCAACACGCGGCGGCCCTGCTGGATAGTGACACGGTGACCGAGCCAGTCGTCCAAGCTGGCTTAACTGAGTCGGGCATGTCTCCGGAGGATCGCGACAGCGCGGACTACAAGCGTATCTTTCGCGACGCGGTCTATGAATGTTTGTTTCGGACTGCCGCCGAAAACTTGCCCCATGTGAGTGTAGTGATCGTGGGGCCATTTACGCGTGAGTTGGCTGACTCCGAGTGGCCGGAACAATTGTTGAAACGGTTTGGCATCCGGCCAGTGATTTGGTTTCTCACCTGCGAGCATGAAGTGCGCCGGAAGCGAATCGAGAATCGCGGTAACACGAGAGACCAGGCCAAGCTGACCGACTGGCAACAGCACCTCAGGCTGGCACCGCTGACTAGACCCGTATTTGCTGTAAATGAAATTGATACAAGCCCCTGA
- a CDS encoding four-helix bundle copper-binding protein yields MSINRECIEACQRCAIACEQCLNAMIGMDSDNDCPRCCRECIDLCLLCAQAMARESRFAGAICKLCAEACEWCAEQCGAHSHDHCRACAKACRDCMETCREMATN; encoded by the coding sequence ATGAGTATCAACCGGGAATGCATCGAAGCCTGCCAACGCTGCGCAATCGCCTGTGAGCAATGTCTGAATGCGATGATTGGGATGGATAGCGATAACGATTGTCCGCGATGTTGTCGTGAGTGTATCGACCTTTGTTTATTGTGTGCTCAAGCGATGGCTCGCGAGAGTCGCTTCGCAGGTGCGATTTGCAAGCTGTGCGCCGAAGCCTGTGAGTGGTGTGCGGAGCAATGTGGTGCGCACAGTCACGATCATTGTCGAGCGTGCGCTAAAGCTTGCCGAGACTGCATGGAAACATGCCGCGAGATGGCGACGAACTAA
- a CDS encoding YeeE/YedE thiosulfate transporter family protein translates to MFDPIWKLALGLFTGVVFGILLQKGAVAKFRVIVGQFILKDWTVVKIMGTAVIVGAVGVYGLLALEVVSLHIRPLAWAGIVVGGVLFGVGMAVFGYCPGTSVAACGEGRRDAMVGVAGMLVAAGVYVVLYPWLHTLSESLGNAGEVTLPDLTGTSPWLWIGVLAILAVLAQFLSRLFHPARTRRDRQQTVRVRKLRLRKQFEKH, encoded by the coding sequence ATGTTTGATCCAATTTGGAAGTTGGCATTAGGATTGTTTACCGGAGTCGTTTTCGGAATTCTGCTCCAAAAGGGAGCCGTTGCCAAATTTCGAGTGATCGTCGGGCAATTCATTCTGAAGGACTGGACGGTCGTCAAAATTATGGGAACGGCAGTCATTGTCGGCGCGGTAGGCGTCTATGGGCTGCTTGCGTTGGAAGTCGTGTCATTACATATCCGCCCCTTGGCCTGGGCCGGTATCGTCGTGGGAGGAGTCTTGTTTGGAGTGGGCATGGCAGTGTTCGGGTACTGCCCCGGTACCTCAGTTGCGGCCTGTGGTGAGGGCAGGCGAGATGCCATGGTCGGAGTGGCGGGAATGTTGGTAGCAGCCGGTGTTTATGTCGTTTTATACCCATGGTTACATACGCTGAGCGAGAGCCTTGGTAACGCAGGGGAAGTCACCTTACCCGATTTGACGGGGACGAGTCCGTGGTTATGGATCGGTGTGCTGGCAATCCTAGCAGTCCTGGCCCAATTCCTATCTCGCCTGTTCCACCCAGCGAGAACTCGCCGCGATCGGCAGCAAACCGTGCGGGTGCGTAAGCTAAGGCTGCGTAAACAATTTGAAAAACACTAA
- a CDS encoding YeeE/YedE thiosulfate transporter family protein yields MTSIKNPLQDKQWSPYLVGLGIGVLSWFAFASVDHPLGITTAFEHGAALGVQAIAPGLAANNEYFETETPKVSWETMLVVGVFLGAFFSSLASGDRERIVVPVMWKERFGPSVPLRFTAAFFGAGLMMFGARLAQGCTSGHGISGTLQLAASSWLFAILFFGTGVATSLLLYGRRSKTHV; encoded by the coding sequence ATGACTTCAATAAAGAACCCGCTCCAGGATAAACAGTGGTCGCCCTATCTCGTCGGACTCGGCATTGGTGTGCTTAGTTGGTTTGCTTTTGCCAGTGTTGACCACCCACTCGGCATCACGACGGCTTTCGAGCACGGCGCAGCACTTGGGGTGCAGGCGATTGCGCCGGGACTCGCGGCGAATAACGAATATTTTGAAACGGAAACGCCCAAAGTCAGTTGGGAGACAATGTTGGTGGTTGGCGTCTTTCTCGGTGCGTTTTTTAGTTCGCTAGCATCAGGCGATCGAGAAAGGATCGTTGTTCCGGTGATGTGGAAGGAACGCTTCGGACCGAGTGTCCCGTTACGTTTCACAGCGGCGTTCTTTGGGGCAGGGTTGATGATGTTCGGCGCGCGTCTGGCGCAAGGATGTACAAGTGGTCACGGCATCAGTGGCACATTGCAACTGGCGGCATCGAGTTGGTTATTCGCAATCCTGTTTTTTGGAACGGGGGTTGCTACGTCTTTGCTCCTGTACGGAAGAAGGAGTAAGACCCATGTTTGA